A single genomic interval of Flavobacterium sp. N2820 harbors:
- a CDS encoding TonB-dependent receptor translates to MKTILTFLIVFTSLISFGQTDIKGQIIDEQGMPFSGANVFVIGTYDGTTSDEKGNFSFTTTASGNQKLQISFLSYETIIHEFVVEKFQSKVFTIKESLNTLNAVEVTAGTFKAGDNSKVTALKAMDIVTTAGSAGNIISALETLPGTQTVGENGRLFVRGGEADETQTYVDGIRVGQPYGASANNVPTRGRFSPFLFSGITFSTGGYSAEFGDALSSVLLLNTIDEPTQNQTDISIMTVGVGLGKTKKWEKSSFTFNTSYINLTPYQLVVPQNLDWNKPYETLAGESVFRYKFKNGILKVYGAFDYSTFDLNQKDVNFDEKIRIDLQNNNFYFNTSYKGYLNDNLQLQTGFSYGYAQNKIGISADKVANNERTLHTKFKLRNSFSNRFKLSVGTDLFHTNFDENFNVFGYGYQNNSIAFFTEAEVLLSRKVAFTIGLRTSNASIVDEFTVEPRVSFAYKVAENSQFSMAYGNFNQTAKQDYLKFNSNLDYETTSHYILNYMYNKQGRMFRAEAYFKDYKNLVKYDGTQANFDSNYNNEGFGYAKGLDLFWRDSKTIKNLEYWISYSFIDSERDFRNYETQVTPSFVANHNFSLVTKYFVSKWKSQLSTTYSFNSGRPYDNPNGTEFMSEKTKSFNNLSFSWAYLLSQQKILFFSVTNVLGTENVFGYQYANAPTISGEFQRQSITQAADRFIFVGFFWTISDNKKTNNLDNL, encoded by the coding sequence ATGAAAACAATCCTAACTTTTTTAATCGTATTCACTTCATTAATTTCATTTGGGCAAACCGATATCAAAGGACAAATTATTGATGAACAAGGAATGCCATTTTCGGGTGCCAATGTTTTTGTAATTGGTACTTATGATGGAACTACTTCCGACGAAAAGGGAAATTTTAGTTTCACAACAACGGCTTCAGGAAATCAGAAATTGCAAATTAGTTTTTTGTCGTATGAAACGATAATTCATGAATTTGTGGTTGAGAAATTTCAATCAAAAGTCTTTACGATTAAAGAAAGTCTTAACACCCTAAATGCAGTGGAAGTTACTGCAGGAACTTTCAAAGCAGGTGATAATAGTAAAGTAACAGCTCTTAAAGCGATGGATATTGTAACAACAGCTGGTTCTGCAGGAAACATTATATCGGCATTAGAAACTTTACCAGGAACACAAACGGTTGGTGAAAATGGAAGATTATTTGTTCGCGGTGGAGAAGCAGACGAAACCCAAACGTATGTAGACGGAATTCGCGTTGGGCAACCTTATGGAGCAAGTGCCAACAATGTGCCAACAAGAGGTAGGTTTTCGCCTTTTTTGTTTAGCGGAATCACATTTTCTACAGGAGGTTATAGTGCGGAATTTGGCGATGCTTTATCGAGTGTTTTGTTGCTAAATACTATTGATGAACCCACTCAAAATCAAACAGATATTTCAATTATGACAGTTGGAGTTGGATTAGGGAAAACAAAAAAATGGGAGAAAAGTTCGTTTACATTTAATACTAGTTACATCAATTTGACGCCCTATCAATTGGTTGTTCCGCAAAATTTAGATTGGAATAAGCCTTATGAAACTTTAGCTGGAGAAAGTGTTTTTCGATATAAATTTAAAAACGGCATTTTAAAAGTCTACGGAGCTTTCGATTATTCTACCTTCGATTTGAATCAGAAAGATGTAAATTTTGATGAGAAGATTCGTATTGATTTACAAAACAATAACTTCTATTTCAATACTTCGTATAAAGGTTATTTGAATGATAATTTACAACTTCAAACGGGATTTAGTTATGGTTATGCACAAAATAAAATCGGAATTTCAGCGGACAAAGTTGCGAATAATGAACGAACATTGCATACCAAATTCAAACTAAGAAATTCATTCTCAAACCGATTCAAACTGAGTGTTGGCACCGATTTGTTTCACACAAATTTTGATGAAAATTTCAATGTTTTTGGGTATGGCTATCAAAATAATTCCATTGCATTTTTCACTGAAGCGGAAGTTTTATTGTCAAGAAAAGTAGCTTTTACTATTGGATTACGTACTTCAAATGCTTCGATTGTTGATGAATTCACAGTGGAGCCAAGGGTTTCTTTTGCATACAAAGTGGCTGAAAATAGTCAGTTTTCAATGGCCTACGGAAATTTCAACCAAACCGCAAAACAAGATTATTTGAAGTTCAACTCTAATTTAGATTATGAAACAACGTCGCACTACATTTTGAATTATATGTACAACAAACAAGGAAGAATGTTTCGTGCGGAAGCGTATTTTAAGGATTATAAAAACTTGGTAAAATACGATGGAACACAAGCCAATTTTGACAGTAATTACAATAATGAAGGTTTCGGTTATGCAAAAGGTTTGGATTTGTTTTGGAGAGACAGCAAAACCATCAAGAATTTAGAGTATTGGATTTCGTATTCGTTTATCGATTCGGAACGCGATTTTAGAAATTATGAAACACAAGTTACGCCTTCATTTGTTGCAAATCATAATTTTTCATTGGTTACTAAGTATTTTGTGAGTAAATGGAAATCTCAACTTAGTACGACTTATTCTTTTAATTCAGGAAGACCATATGATAATCCAAATGGCACTGAATTTATGTCTGAAAAAACAAAATCATTTAATAATTTAAGCTTTAGTTGGGCATATTTGTTATCGCAACAAAAAATATTATTTTTCTCAGTAACCAATGTCTTAGGAACCGAAAATGTATTTGGTTATCAATATGCCAATGCGCCAACTATTTCGGGAGAATTTCAACGTCAATCCATTACGCAAGCTGCCGATCGATTCATTTTTGTGGGTTTCTTTTGGACCATTAGCGATAATAAGAAGACGAATAATTTGGATAATTTATAG
- a CDS encoding YciI family protein, translating to MKKIFLFTSLILSFTFVFSQENKDYDATLAKKIGADEYGMKTYVFCMLKTGSNTTATAEEKQKYFEGHMANINKLADENKLVVAGPFMKNDKNYRGIFIFNCSTIEEAKTLVDSDPAVAAKIFEAELTLWYSSAALMLVSENHNKIAKTKI from the coding sequence ATGAAAAAAATATTTTTGTTTACCAGCCTTATTTTATCTTTTACATTTGTTTTTTCTCAAGAAAATAAAGACTATGATGCTACACTTGCAAAAAAAATTGGAGCCGATGAGTATGGCATGAAAACATATGTTTTTTGTATGCTTAAAACGGGCTCAAATACTACAGCAACGGCAGAAGAAAAACAAAAATATTTTGAAGGCCATATGGCTAACATTAATAAACTAGCTGACGAAAATAAATTAGTTGTTGCAGGCCCTTTTATGAAAAACGACAAAAATTATAGAGGTATTTTCATCTTTAATTGCTCAACAATCGAAGAAGCAAAAACTTTGGTTGATTCTGATCCAGCAGTAGCGGCTAAAATATTTGAAGCAGAACTTACATTATGGTATAGCAGTGCTGCTTTAATGTTGGTCAGTGAAAATCATAATAAGATTGCTAAAACTAAAATTTAA
- a CDS encoding plasmid pRiA4b ORF-3 family protein: protein MIYKFRAILDAEEDIFRDIAIESDNTLEDLHNALINAFGFDGTEVGAFYTCANDWAWHEEDGIPLFDTGDIPGEIKTMAEYKLDELVHEQNTKLVYVYDLFSMWTFFLELAAIEEDKQIGEIYPALLFSHGELPAEALQSGLRGDLSEEDMFGEFEDDLDDEDYDMFDGDDSFEDMGFEENWN, encoded by the coding sequence ATGATTTATAAATTCAGAGCTATTCTCGATGCTGAAGAAGATATTTTTAGAGATATTGCCATCGAAAGCGACAATACATTAGAAGATTTACACAATGCTTTAATCAATGCGTTTGGTTTTGATGGTACAGAAGTAGGTGCTTTTTATACGTGTGCAAATGATTGGGCTTGGCATGAAGAAGATGGTATTCCGTTATTTGACACAGGTGATATTCCTGGCGAAATTAAAACCATGGCCGAATATAAGTTAGACGAATTAGTACACGAACAAAACACTAAATTAGTATATGTGTATGATTTGTTTTCTATGTGGACATTTTTCTTAGAATTAGCAGCTATCGAAGAAGACAAACAAATTGGTGAAATTTATCCAGCTTTACTATTTTCACATGGTGAACTTCCAGCAGAAGCGCTTCAAAGCGGATTAAGAGGTGATTTGTCTGAAGAAGATATGTTTGGTGAGTTTGAAGATGATTTAGACGATGAGGACTACGACATGTTTGACGGAGACGACAGTTTTGAAGACATGGGATTTGAAGAAAATTGGAATTAA
- a CDS encoding nucleoid-associated protein — translation MINLFNAHIENLSIHRVGNKSRNEAIFLSDNPYGLNDEIMPLLKEYFFKPFREKEENYFQFAHEVDLEYNDMFNFATEVFNNPSEIHNVSKKITKHLFEQSNHPHIKNGEVYVAYFTHVSIDNNVVDAIGVFKSEVQTDFLQFEEKESNLEMILQQGINLNKLDKGCIIFNYKKEEGYKILTVDSNRYDARYWLEHFLSVDAFQDENFMTKKYLKFCQEFAKEVVLPAEDKQQEVLFMNRAINHFAKNDEFEETAFLNEVMQNPEFIPEFKNYKVDKGAKYSIEDVSSFPIANAAVTDVRRTLKNTIQLDTNIQIKLDFINPESAEKFVEKGWDEEKQMYYYLVYFNKEQKS, via the coding sequence ATGATAAACTTATTTAACGCACATATTGAAAACCTATCTATTCATAGAGTAGGAAACAAAAGTAGAAACGAAGCCATTTTTTTATCCGATAATCCATACGGGTTAAATGACGAAATTATGCCTTTGCTAAAAGAATATTTCTTTAAACCTTTCAGAGAAAAAGAAGAAAATTATTTTCAATTTGCGCATGAAGTAGACTTAGAATACAACGACATGTTCAATTTTGCAACCGAAGTTTTTAATAACCCAAGCGAAATTCACAACGTTTCAAAAAAAATCACGAAACACCTTTTTGAGCAATCTAATCATCCGCATATTAAAAATGGAGAAGTGTATGTAGCCTATTTTACGCACGTTTCTATTGATAATAATGTAGTTGATGCGATTGGTGTTTTCAAAAGCGAAGTACAAACCGATTTCTTACAATTTGAAGAAAAAGAAAGTAACTTAGAAATGATTTTACAACAAGGAATCAACTTGAATAAGTTAGACAAAGGTTGTATCATTTTCAACTATAAAAAAGAAGAAGGCTACAAAATTTTAACTGTAGATAGCAATCGTTATGATGCACGTTATTGGTTAGAGCATTTCTTATCAGTTGATGCTTTTCAAGATGAAAACTTCATGACTAAGAAATACTTGAAATTCTGTCAAGAGTTCGCTAAAGAAGTAGTTTTACCAGCCGAAGACAAACAACAAGAAGTATTGTTTATGAACCGTGCCATCAATCACTTTGCTAAAAATGATGAGTTTGAAGAAACGGCGTTCTTGAATGAAGTAATGCAAAATCCAGAGTTCATTCCAGAATTCAAAAATTATAAAGTAGATAAAGGAGCAAAATACAGCATCGAAGACGTTTCTAGTTTCCCAATTGCAAATGCAGCCGTGACTGATGTGCGTCGTACGTTAAAAAACACGATTCAATTAGACACGAATATCCAAATCAAATTGGATTTTATCAACCCAGAAAGCGCGGAGAAATTCGTTGAAAAAGGTTGGGACGAAGAAAAGCAAATGTATTATTACTTGGTTTACTTTAATAAAGAGCAGAAATCTTAA
- a CDS encoding TetR family transcriptional regulator C-terminal domain-containing protein: MAKKKEITNQDILGFYIDYFLENNKAPHSVYKFAKHYNFEEAVFYANFSSFEQIEKTFFTSLFQQTIVLLEKSEDFESYDARTKLLSFYFTYFEMLTANRSFTVALLKEDKNKLKSLSKLTELRKHFKQFFDTLEIEKIDLKQDKLVEIQEKTMSEMAWFQFLFTLKFWIDDTSLSFEKTDIFIEKSVNTSFDLMDIAPLKSLIDFGKFMWQEKASFKM; the protein is encoded by the coding sequence ATGGCAAAGAAGAAAGAGATTACTAATCAAGATATTTTAGGTTTCTATATTGATTATTTTTTAGAAAATAACAAAGCGCCACATTCGGTATATAAATTTGCGAAGCATTACAACTTTGAAGAAGCTGTATTTTATGCCAATTTTTCATCTTTTGAACAAATTGAAAAAACCTTTTTCACTTCATTATTTCAGCAAACAATAGTATTACTTGAAAAAAGTGAAGATTTTGAATCGTATGATGCTAGAACTAAATTATTAAGTTTTTACTTCACCTATTTCGAAATGTTAACCGCCAACAGAAGTTTTACGGTTGCCCTTTTAAAAGAAGATAAAAACAAATTGAAAAGTCTTTCTAAATTGACAGAATTGAGAAAACACTTCAAACAATTCTTTGATACCCTAGAAATTGAAAAAATCGATTTAAAACAAGATAAGTTAGTTGAAATTCAAGAAAAAACCATGAGTGAAATGGCTTGGTTCCAATTTTTATTCACGTTGAAATTTTGGATAGATGACACTTCGCTTTCTTTTGAAAAAACAGATATTTTCATTGAAAAATCGGTCAATACCAGTTTTGATTTAATGGATATTGCACCTTTAAAAAGTTTAATTGACTTCGGAAAATTTATGTGGCAAGAAAAAGCTTCATTTAAAATGTAA
- a CDS encoding ABC1 kinase family protein: protein MKTIDSIPTSKIQRASKLIQTGAKVGVNYIKYYGDKITKTEAEAKENLNINNASDIYDGLKQMKGSALKVAQMLSMDKSILPRAYVEKFSLAQFSVPPLSPPLVNKTFKNYFGKQPNEIFDTFNATSINAASIGQVHQASKDGKNLAVKIQFPGVAESISSDLAMVKPIAIKMFNIKGKDSDKYFKEVEDKLIEETNYINEVKQSIEMAEACQNIPNLIFPKYYPEWSSEKIITMDWMTGEHLSEFTAHNTDTEKSNILGQTLWDFYMFQMHNLRKVHADPHPGNFLITKNTQLIALDFGCIKEVPNDFYIPYFELAKKENLANPEFFKSKLYELEILRTDDSKEETEFFTAMFHELLSLFARPFHVEEFDFSDDEFFGQIADLGERYSKSTELRNMNGNRGSKHFIYINRTFFGLYNLMHDLKAKNVKINNFIKY, encoded by the coding sequence ATGAAAACTATAGATAGTATTCCTACATCAAAAATTCAGAGAGCATCCAAACTGATTCAAACTGGAGCAAAAGTTGGTGTAAATTACATTAAATATTATGGTGATAAAATCACTAAAACCGAAGCTGAAGCCAAAGAAAATCTAAACATTAACAATGCTTCTGACATTTACGACGGTTTGAAACAAATGAAAGGAAGCGCTTTGAAAGTAGCTCAAATGCTAAGCATGGACAAAAGTATTTTGCCTCGTGCTTATGTTGAAAAATTTTCATTAGCACAATTTTCGGTTCCGCCATTGTCGCCACCTTTGGTAAATAAAACTTTTAAAAACTATTTTGGCAAACAGCCAAACGAAATATTTGACACTTTTAATGCCACTTCAATAAATGCTGCAAGCATTGGTCAAGTGCACCAAGCGAGCAAGGATGGGAAAAATCTTGCTGTGAAAATTCAATTTCCTGGAGTGGCAGAAAGTATTAGTTCTGATTTGGCTATGGTAAAACCAATTGCGATTAAAATGTTCAATATCAAAGGAAAAGATTCGGATAAATATTTCAAAGAAGTTGAAGATAAATTGATTGAAGAAACCAATTATATCAACGAGGTAAAGCAAAGTATTGAAATGGCTGAAGCTTGTCAAAATATTCCAAATTTGATTTTTCCTAAATATTATCCTGAATGGTCATCGGAAAAAATCATTACTATGGATTGGATGACAGGCGAACATTTATCTGAATTCACTGCTCATAATACTGATACTGAAAAGTCGAATATTTTGGGTCAGACACTTTGGGATTTTTATATGTTTCAAATGCATAATTTACGAAAAGTGCATGCCGATCCGCATCCTGGAAATTTCTTAATTACAAAAAACACCCAACTAATTGCTTTAGATTTTGGTTGTATAAAAGAAGTTCCGAATGATTTTTATATACCATATTTTGAATTAGCGAAGAAAGAAAATCTAGCAAATCCGGAGTTCTTTAAATCAAAATTATACGAATTAGAAATATTAAGAACAGACGATTCTAAAGAAGAAACCGAGTTTTTTACTGCGATGTTTCATGAATTATTAAGCTTATTTGCAAGACCATTTCATGTGGAAGAATTTGATTTTTCTGATGATGAATTCTTTGGTCAAATTGCCGATTTAGGTGAACGCTATTCAAAAAGCACCGAATTAAGAAATATGAATGGAAATCGGGGTTCCAAACACTTTATTTACATCAATAGAACTTTCTTTGGTTTATACAATTTAATGCATGATTTAAAAGCTAAAAATGTAAAAATCAACAACTTTATAAAATATTAA
- a CDS encoding ABC transporter ATP-binding protein — METILKITHLNKIFNKHLHAVKNVSFEIKKGNVYGILGPNGSGKSTTLGIVLNVVNKTSGDFEWFGGKVATHDALKKVGAIIERPNFYPYMSAKENLELVCKIKGTSFAKVEEKLELVGLLDRKNDKFKTFSLGMKQRLAIASALLNDPEILILDEPTNGLDPQGIRQIRDIIRIIASQGTTILLASHLLDEVEKVCSHVVVLQKGVMLYQGSVHNMIENNSFFELQSDDNEQLKLALQNHASVEKIVEEEGKILVYLKQEISAKELNAYLFEQKIVLEHLVKRKNSLEEQFLELTKN, encoded by the coding sequence TTGGAAACCATTTTAAAAATCACCCATCTTAATAAGATTTTCAACAAACATTTGCACGCTGTTAAAAACGTGTCTTTTGAAATCAAAAAAGGAAATGTTTATGGCATTCTTGGACCAAACGGCTCAGGAAAATCAACCACTTTAGGCATAGTATTAAATGTTGTCAATAAAACCTCAGGCGATTTTGAATGGTTTGGAGGAAAAGTTGCGACACATGATGCTTTAAAAAAAGTAGGAGCAATTATTGAACGACCAAACTTTTATCCCTACATGTCTGCCAAAGAAAATTTGGAATTGGTATGCAAAATCAAAGGAACTTCTTTTGCAAAGGTTGAAGAAAAATTAGAATTAGTTGGGCTTTTAGACCGTAAAAACGACAAATTCAAAACCTTTTCATTGGGAATGAAACAGCGTTTAGCCATTGCTTCTGCCCTATTGAATGATCCCGAAATTTTAATTTTAGACGAACCTACAAATGGTTTAGATCCGCAAGGAATTCGTCAAATTAGAGATATTATCAGAATTATCGCTTCACAAGGAACTACTATTTTACTGGCATCGCATTTATTAGATGAAGTTGAAAAAGTGTGTAGTCATGTGGTAGTTTTACAAAAAGGTGTAATGCTGTATCAAGGTTCGGTACACAACATGATTGAGAATAATAGCTTTTTCGAGTTACAATCAGACGATAATGAACAGTTAAAATTGGCACTTCAAAATCATGCTTCCGTAGAAAAAATAGTTGAAGAAGAAGGCAAAATTTTGGTTTATTTGAAACAAGAAATTTCAGCGAAAGAACTAAATGCGTATTTGTTTGAACAAAAAATTGTTTTAGAACATCTTGTAAAAAGAAAAAACAGTTTAGAAGAACAATTTTTAGAATTAACCAAAAACTAA
- a CDS encoding ABC transporter permease, which produces MKRLLSIEFQKIWKNKASKVLLITYFVLLSFIALIASIKFSIGTFEIRIADQGIFNFPYIWHFNTYVAALFKIFLAIVIVSMMANEYTYGTLKQNLIDGLSKKEFILSKFLVVGGFAIASTIYVFIMSLILGYSFSSYNEFSIVFSDLEYLFAFFIKLVAFFSFCLFLGILVKRSAFALGFLFIWFIAENIFYWIVKFVILRGDDKTKNFGDTIIQYFPIESMSNLIKEPVTRLSAIKTIEKTIGGAQVAKDYGIHFSQLSIVLVWTIIFIFASYYILKKRDL; this is translated from the coding sequence ATGAAAAGATTATTATCGATAGAATTTCAAAAAATTTGGAAAAACAAAGCTAGCAAAGTATTATTAATCACCTATTTCGTTTTACTAAGTTTTATCGCATTAATTGCCTCTATAAAATTTAGCATAGGAACTTTTGAAATTAGAATTGCTGACCAAGGTATTTTTAACTTTCCATACATTTGGCATTTTAACACTTATGTGGCCGCATTATTCAAAATATTTTTAGCGATTGTAATTGTTTCCATGATGGCAAATGAATATACCTATGGCACATTAAAGCAAAATCTCATCGACGGTTTAAGTAAGAAAGAATTCATATTGTCAAAATTTTTAGTTGTTGGTGGATTTGCCATTGCTTCAACTATTTATGTTTTTATAATGTCATTAATTTTAGGCTATTCCTTTTCTTCCTACAATGAATTTTCAATTGTTTTTTCAGATTTAGAATACTTATTTGCATTTTTTATAAAACTAGTTGCGTTCTTTTCGTTTTGTTTATTTTTAGGAATTTTAGTTAAAAGAAGTGCTTTTGCTTTAGGTTTTTTATTCATCTGGTTCATCGCTGAAAACATCTTTTATTGGATTGTTAAATTTGTTATTCTTCGTGGAGACGACAAAACCAAAAACTTTGGGGATACAATTATTCAATATTTTCCAATTGAATCGATGAGTAACTTGATTAAAGAACCTGTAACACGACTAAGCGCAATTAAAACGATTGAAAAAACGATTGGTGGCGCTCAAGTTGCTAAAGATTATGGAATTCATTTTTCACAACTATCTATCGTTTTAGTTTGGACAATAATTTTCATTTTTGCATCCTATTATATCTTAAAAAAGAGAGATTTGTAG